Proteins encoded within one genomic window of Cytophagales bacterium:
- a CDS encoding LodA/GoxA family CTQ-dependent oxidase, giving the protein MKEQKNPAFRIYPSIGIARMGNGPATKEEVVFSPEVPWRHLFDTDIVPYTSEGALKKQAQRFYIYKCDEKGNPVEKISPEDYDIQWFVEVANKKSFWYDFNNSLDLSVDMDDKVNDFNNKNLSKAFYENRIAPGISASSRNPNIPSEGTKEKNIPNSRKELVNGPNFGSVSLANSRMELEGLFPYPRTEEGQDKVSKIAAKMKTHPKTVKLGTIEYDDDPKYNGALIFYSGDGVSASLNPSDLNTDFADNSNWYDDICDGRVTAKLTPKGGGETIVLDGPEAAAWIASAPPDYAPQINPISSLYDLVTGAAKGDLPTDKGSVLSMVLPLFFKFYQMQWVNLSDFLAPSFKEIIDKLIHNNKFDLLYTPGPESQAIREYIFKQFRNPRYDYDKKEGIIPSKDVTSFDALGIPPLPDKLPTYVGDGVNYPGSPAQWFAIPPFLYDQMEQWSLGHFTTPPELISFVKNKEKDNKKKNPNPMIWLGEYYQSDFNAAANDPKKAPLLMTRAVLETLYGGGFHPGVELTWPMRHAQMYCENTLKHHSVNGVEQNDLFGLREVRINSASKEVQDKVFFKDFGFLMTPEDVRKSMDPKNEDYYWLWQITPGDLTKWMGIPWQSDAGSCQAVWIDAQYPVPSWWAANLPIDVLTNESYKAIKNPETLPDTKRNLYASRQPWLQTTDTGYVGYHAEGGYLNGLINMVYQWDQIGSVAARKLDVEGFPETVYVSFHGQDVTDDQPVLLGVVYPSEPSPKRGPFYKKTEKEVLIPSGKLAILSGEPDGTGTTYVDDQVTISVNGNVIFEFDYSHGNSGRIIPREPIDLTEQLKPYAGQRVTIETVYSDLFGGSQGASSFFLVFR; this is encoded by the coding sequence ATGAAAGAGCAGAAAAACCCCGCATTTAGAATCTACCCGTCCATCGGGATAGCGCGAATGGGCAACGGGCCCGCAACCAAGGAAGAGGTTGTTTTCAGCCCGGAAGTACCCTGGAGACATTTATTCGATACCGATATCGTCCCTTATACATCGGAGGGTGCGTTGAAAAAACAGGCACAGCGATTTTACATCTACAAGTGTGATGAAAAAGGGAATCCCGTGGAAAAAATCAGTCCGGAGGATTACGATATTCAGTGGTTTGTGGAAGTCGCCAACAAAAAATCATTTTGGTATGATTTTAACAACAGCCTGGACCTCTCAGTAGACATGGATGATAAGGTTAACGATTTTAACAACAAGAACTTAAGCAAAGCCTTTTACGAAAACCGCATTGCGCCTGGGATCAGTGCCAGTTCCAGAAACCCAAACATTCCTAGTGAAGGCACGAAAGAAAAGAATATTCCCAACTCCAGAAAGGAGCTGGTGAATGGACCTAATTTCGGATCCGTTTCTTTGGCCAATAGCCGAATGGAACTTGAGGGTCTTTTCCCTTACCCTCGGACCGAAGAAGGTCAAGATAAAGTGAGTAAAATCGCTGCCAAAATGAAGACACATCCCAAAACGGTCAAACTTGGCACCATTGAATACGATGATGATCCGAAATACAACGGAGCACTTATTTTTTACAGCGGAGATGGCGTTTCTGCCTCTTTGAACCCTTCAGACCTCAATACTGATTTTGCTGACAACTCGAATTGGTATGACGATATCTGTGACGGTCGGGTAACCGCGAAGCTGACGCCAAAAGGAGGCGGAGAAACCATCGTTTTGGATGGTCCGGAAGCCGCTGCATGGATTGCCAGTGCACCACCGGATTATGCACCACAAATCAATCCGATCTCGTCGCTGTACGATTTGGTGACCGGCGCAGCTAAGGGTGACTTGCCAACAGATAAAGGATCAGTCCTAAGCATGGTGCTTCCTTTGTTTTTCAAGTTCTACCAAATGCAATGGGTCAATTTGAGTGACTTCCTGGCACCATCCTTCAAGGAGATCATTGATAAATTAATACACAATAACAAATTTGATTTGCTCTATACCCCTGGTCCTGAGAGCCAGGCGATACGTGAGTACATCTTTAAGCAATTCAGGAATCCTAGATACGATTACGACAAGAAAGAAGGGATCATCCCTAGTAAAGATGTCACCTCTTTTGATGCTTTGGGAATCCCCCCACTACCAGACAAACTGCCTACGTATGTTGGTGATGGAGTGAATTACCCTGGTAGCCCGGCACAATGGTTTGCTATTCCACCATTCCTCTATGATCAAATGGAACAATGGAGCTTAGGGCACTTTACTACGCCTCCGGAATTAATCAGCTTTGTGAAAAATAAGGAGAAGGACAATAAAAAGAAGAATCCCAATCCTATGATCTGGTTAGGTGAGTATTACCAGAGTGACTTTAATGCTGCGGCTAATGATCCTAAAAAAGCACCCTTGTTAATGACACGAGCGGTTTTGGAAACATTGTATGGCGGAGGGTTCCATCCTGGTGTCGAGCTGACCTGGCCCATGCGACATGCGCAAATGTATTGTGAGAATACATTGAAACACCATTCTGTGAATGGGGTAGAGCAGAACGACTTATTTGGCTTGCGAGAAGTCCGAATCAACTCGGCCAGTAAAGAAGTGCAAGACAAGGTATTCTTCAAGGATTTCGGATTCTTAATGACTCCTGAAGATGTAAGAAAATCCATGGATCCGAAAAACGAAGATTACTACTGGTTGTGGCAAATAACACCCGGAGACCTGACCAAATGGATGGGCATTCCATGGCAGTCTGATGCCGGCAGTTGTCAGGCAGTTTGGATCGATGCGCAATATCCTGTGCCTTCCTGGTGGGCTGCAAACCTTCCAATCGATGTACTGACCAACGAAAGTTATAAGGCAATAAAGAACCCTGAAACTTTGCCTGACACTAAACGCAATCTCTACGCAAGCCGTCAGCCCTGGCTTCAAACTACGGATACGGGTTATGTGGGATATCATGCAGAAGGAGGCTATTTGAACGGACTCATTAACATGGTCTATCAATGGGATCAAATAGGATCGGTGGCCGCTCGAAAATTAGATGTGGAAGGATTCCCTGAAACCGTGTATGTTTCTTTCCATGGGCAAGACGTAACGGATGATCAGCCAGTCTTGTTAGGTGTAGTCTATCCAAGTGAACCGTCTCCTAAACGTGGACCATTTTACAAAAAAACGGAAAAAGAGGTCCTGATCCCTTCGGGCAAACTGGCCATCCTGTCTGGTGAACCCGATGGAACTGGAACGACCTATGTAGACGATCAGGTTACAATCTCTGTAAATGGGAATGTAATATTTGAATTTGATTACAGTCATGGAAACTCGGGCAGGATCATTCCAAGAGAACCCATAGACCTGACTGAACAATTGAAACCATATGCTGGCCAAAGGGTAACCATTGAAACGGTTTATTCAGATCTATTTGGAGGGTCACAAGGGGCTTCAAGTTTTTTCCTGGTTTTCCGTTAA
- a CDS encoding FAD-dependent monooxygenase — protein sequence MMKTDVVIVGSGMAGLVLSVLLKEKGVDHVVLSRVENRKTLELPETIPPATLVLLESLNLLELFSKSSSKTFGYHSLWNGNAITNDNFFHHNPYKYGLKLNKKQLLHDLEALVQDHVTPFNNLIEINQSDENVIVEIESNHTLHKISCRIMVDATGRNRAALKHLGISSETFDNQVALSCHLPYFKHSRLIHPIFTESFEGGWGIVSPLNDQVNGMTLYAEKGSPILSQLKDYRNWKAALSKTQVLKDFLTDDLNRKVVGGNANSSRAAQLTGANWLALGDAAFTFDPLSSHGNSNAIYSANFAANAIQSTLTNNGNPSFKHYEDTMGRVFEEYLRQKAKLYDSSISI from the coding sequence ATGATGAAGACAGATGTAGTAATCGTGGGTAGTGGTATGGCAGGCCTGGTCCTATCTGTTCTTTTGAAAGAAAAGGGTGTCGATCACGTCGTGTTAAGTCGTGTGGAAAACCGAAAAACACTCGAGTTGCCGGAAACCATTCCCCCCGCTACATTGGTGCTTTTAGAATCATTGAACTTACTGGAGCTTTTTTCGAAAAGCTCCAGTAAAACCTTTGGTTATCATTCCCTGTGGAATGGAAATGCAATCACCAACGATAATTTCTTCCATCACAATCCCTATAAGTATGGCTTAAAATTGAACAAGAAGCAACTGCTCCATGACTTGGAAGCATTGGTCCAGGACCATGTAACACCATTCAATAATCTCATTGAAATCAACCAATCGGATGAAAATGTAATCGTAGAGATTGAATCAAATCACACCTTGCATAAAATATCCTGCCGGATCATGGTAGATGCTACAGGCAGAAATAGAGCGGCGCTAAAGCATCTTGGTATTTCATCCGAAACCTTTGACAACCAGGTCGCATTGAGCTGTCATCTGCCTTATTTCAAACACTCCCGATTGATCCATCCCATCTTTACAGAATCCTTTGAAGGGGGCTGGGGCATTGTTTCTCCTTTGAACGACCAGGTTAATGGCATGACCCTTTATGCAGAGAAAGGCAGTCCTATTCTATCACAACTCAAAGACTACCGAAACTGGAAAGCTGCGCTCTCCAAAACACAAGTATTAAAAGATTTTTTGACGGATGATCTGAATCGAAAAGTAGTAGGTGGGAATGCCAATTCGTCCCGAGCTGCACAACTTACAGGTGCCAATTGGCTGGCCCTCGGAGATGCGGCCTTTACCTTTGACCCACTATCATCACACGGCAATTCAAACGCCATTTACAGTGCTAATTTTGCCGCCAATGCCATTCAATCAACTTTGACCAATAATGGAAATCCATCCTTTAAACATTACGAAGACACGATGGGTCGCGTGTTTGAGGAGTATTTAAGGCAAAAAGCGAAATTGTACGATAGCAGTATATCGATTTGA
- a CDS encoding bifunctional helix-turn-helix transcriptional regulator/GNAT family N-acetyltransferase, translated as MDFEAIGKMALGSRLRFLSEKVTEDAQQIYDAYGIELKPKWFPVFYFLSNEKSGKSITAIATEIGHSHPSVIKIVREMSKDQLVQEQRDTNDGRKNLIHLTKKGVELSIKIKAQYIDVENAIDNMLKNSKHNIWFALQEFEYILNEKTLYARVLEEKKMRESATVQIVDYQAKHHSAFRELNEAWINQYFRLEDADRQALDKPVEHILEKGGKILVAEQNNVVLGVCALLKMSDENYDYELAKMAVSAKARGLGIGSLLGKAVIEKARQLDASYLYLESNTILTPAISLYEKLGFKKITGRNTPYERCNIQMELKLNP; from the coding sequence ATGGATTTCGAAGCAATAGGTAAAATGGCATTGGGCAGCAGGTTAAGGTTTTTGAGCGAAAAGGTCACGGAAGATGCTCAGCAGATCTACGATGCTTACGGCATTGAACTTAAGCCAAAATGGTTTCCAGTTTTCTATTTTCTGTCAAATGAAAAATCAGGAAAATCCATTACAGCTATTGCCACTGAAATTGGTCATTCACATCCCTCAGTGATCAAGATTGTAAGAGAAATGTCTAAGGATCAGCTGGTTCAAGAACAGAGAGATACTAACGATGGGCGCAAAAACCTGATTCATTTGACAAAGAAAGGTGTGGAGCTGTCCATTAAAATCAAGGCACAGTACATCGATGTGGAGAACGCCATTGACAACATGCTAAAAAATTCGAAGCACAATATTTGGTTCGCTCTTCAGGAATTCGAATACATTCTCAATGAGAAGACCCTTTACGCCAGGGTACTGGAAGAGAAGAAAATGAGAGAATCAGCGACAGTTCAAATAGTGGATTATCAAGCGAAACATCACTCGGCTTTTCGGGAACTCAATGAAGCGTGGATCAACCAATACTTCCGGCTGGAGGATGCCGATAGACAAGCCCTGGACAAGCCGGTGGAACACATCTTAGAGAAGGGAGGAAAAATTCTTGTTGCCGAACAAAACAACGTCGTTTTGGGCGTGTGTGCTTTACTGAAGATGTCTGACGAAAATTACGATTATGAACTTGCCAAAATGGCCGTTTCTGCAAAAGCAAGAGGACTAGGCATTGGATCTCTATTAGGAAAAGCGGTCATCGAAAAAGCGAGGCAGTTAGATGCCTCTTACCTGTATCTGGAAAGCAATACAATTTTAACACCGGCAATTTCCCTCTATGAAAAACTGGGATTCAAAAAGATCACTGGACGGAACACACCCTATGAAAGATGTAATATTCAAATGGAACTAAAACTAAACCCTTGA
- a CDS encoding DUF2000 domain-containing protein, translated as MPFENKIAIVIKDDLQHWQKLNVASFLASSVAVRFPETHGQPFVNASNSEFLPFIKQPMLIYKADDPSQLDRAFRRAKERDLHIGVFTSPLFLTKNEVENHLEIGKTTDESQDLAGIVIYGENKKVNKALNGLKFHD; from the coding sequence ATGCCTTTTGAAAATAAGATTGCCATCGTGATCAAAGACGATCTTCAGCATTGGCAAAAACTGAATGTCGCCTCTTTCCTTGCTAGTTCCGTTGCGGTCCGATTCCCGGAGACGCATGGCCAGCCGTTTGTGAACGCATCCAATTCTGAGTTTCTTCCCTTTATCAAACAGCCGATGCTCATTTACAAGGCGGATGACCCATCTCAATTAGATCGGGCATTTAGAAGAGCTAAAGAAAGAGATTTACATATTGGGGTTTTTACATCACCCCTCTTTTTGACAAAAAATGAAGTGGAAAACCATTTGGAAATAGGCAAAACCACCGATGAGTCCCAGGACCTGGCGGGAATTGTCATTTACGGTGAAAACAAGAAAGTGAACAAAGCCTTAAACGGGCTCAAATTCCACGATTGA
- a CDS encoding LamG-like jellyroll fold domain-containing protein: MRRTIWAGIFILTFLKLNAQSVFLNGYSFVDGPRELLPEPTSITVMGDFFFQGYEELKESIYDSLFSSYSFEYAGDEIFGIGGFILDYTYIDQNLRLTIPGGVGIRTTILTPMTPYQWVNYACVLDVEKQTISLYIDGELIAEKPYETDDGDWEADNRVTIGGSDQRIGDGFNGKLSNFNVWGEALDQNEIQFFRHQSPTGLESNLMLSWDFSTIDNSTIRDRTSNMHHGMLQTGTSLRSDRPSYLLPIENIDLHLHRIEMVDFENLLIGHNPLTISLINYGKNQVSDFQASFYLNDSLIATEQIDQVILPRSRFDYTFQTPLHVDTGDFHLDIEITGLRADFLGNSSLQSEFSIKHQQIFPDEGAVYGKHEVTRFSWESDLDPTFQNRLQVATDSLYENLILDTVIVHYKEYLIEDNYGPPDSLEVRLPIFDGQLDLMTLLEENTEYHWRLISSNDSTQYELESHFFTDSTRIVVFKDEIGDTFEVGEYPFWGKEAKVSFEIRELGIVRDINIGYTINQYFRCTSGDGFNGFISLISPSGTKIRLSKNHELFSISNTRYYDDEGFVSDTTYYDLFNDMGLPDHYNACIYNPLPRYPNFRLKPFEPLSTLIGEESFGTWTLTVDMDKLDGSISNVSLEIGIESHPIEVFVSKNASIQQIWNGTPTRFIKHSIFKEVSNSVILRRFIKLTKLLSRTPR, translated from the coding sequence ATGAGACGTACAATTTGGGCTGGAATTTTTATACTGACATTTCTTAAACTGAATGCCCAATCCGTATTTCTTAATGGGTACAGTTTTGTTGACGGTCCGCGAGAGCTATTACCTGAGCCAACCAGCATTACCGTAATGGGTGACTTTTTTTTTCAGGGATACGAGGAATTAAAAGAATCCATCTACGATTCTTTATTTTCTTCTTACTCATTTGAGTACGCCGGGGATGAAATCTTTGGAATCGGTGGGTTTATATTAGACTACACTTATATTGATCAAAACTTACGACTGACGATTCCTGGAGGAGTGGGTATTCGCACCACGATATTAACCCCAATGACTCCCTACCAATGGGTTAATTATGCTTGCGTTTTAGACGTGGAAAAACAAACAATATCGCTTTACATCGATGGTGAGCTTATTGCGGAAAAGCCATATGAGACCGACGATGGCGACTGGGAAGCTGACAATAGGGTGACGATCGGAGGATCAGACCAAAGAATAGGTGATGGGTTCAACGGGAAACTCAGCAATTTTAATGTTTGGGGGGAAGCACTGGATCAAAATGAAATTCAATTCTTCAGACACCAAAGTCCAACCGGACTTGAAAGTAACCTGATGCTTTCCTGGGACTTTTCCACCATAGATAACTCCACCATAAGGGATAGAACAAGCAACATGCATCATGGTATGCTTCAAACCGGAACCTCTTTACGATCCGACAGGCCAAGTTACTTGTTGCCAATCGAAAATATTGATCTGCACCTTCACCGTATTGAGATGGTGGACTTTGAGAACCTATTGATCGGTCATAATCCTTTGACCATTTCGTTGATCAACTATGGCAAGAATCAAGTGTCCGATTTCCAGGCATCCTTTTATTTGAATGATTCATTGATAGCTACTGAACAGATCGATCAGGTTATTCTTCCACGATCTCGATTCGACTATACGTTTCAAACACCTCTACACGTAGATACAGGAGATTTTCATCTTGATATTGAGATTACCGGTTTGCGTGCCGATTTTTTGGGGAATAGCTCCTTACAATCGGAGTTTTCAATTAAGCATCAACAAATCTTCCCGGATGAAGGAGCCGTCTATGGCAAGCATGAAGTCACTCGTTTTAGCTGGGAAAGTGATTTGGATCCCACCTTTCAAAATCGATTACAGGTGGCCACTGATAGCCTTTATGAAAATTTGATTTTGGATACTGTAATCGTTCACTATAAAGAATATTTAATTGAGGATAACTATGGCCCTCCGGATAGCCTGGAAGTCAGGCTCCCCATTTTCGATGGGCAGCTTGACCTCATGACCTTGTTAGAGGAAAATACGGAATATCATTGGAGACTCATCTCATCCAACGATTCCACACAATATGAATTGGAGAGCCATTTTTTTACTGATTCTACCAGAATAGTCGTATTCAAAGATGAAATCGGTGATACGTTTGAAGTAGGCGAATATCCATTCTGGGGGAAGGAGGCAAAAGTCAGTTTTGAAATAAGGGAACTTGGGATAGTCAGAGACATAAATATAGGCTATACGATTAACCAGTACTTTCGCTGTACCAGTGGTGACGGTTTCAATGGTTTCATCTCATTGATTTCACCTTCAGGGACGAAGATCAGGTTATCCAAAAATCACGAGCTCTTCAGCATATCTAACACCAGGTACTATGACGATGAGGGCTTTGTAAGTGATACCACCTATTATGATTTGTTTAACGACATGGGATTACCAGATCATTACAATGCATGCATTTATAACCCATTGCCGCGATACCCAAATTTTAGATTAAAACCTTTTGAACCACTATCAACCCTCATCGGTGAAGAGTCATTTGGAACCTGGACTTTAACTGTGGATATGGATAAGCTTGACGGATCTATCAGTAACGTATCTTTAGAAATTGGCATTGAGAGTCATCCTATCGAAGTATTCGTATCCAAAAACGCAAGTATTCAGCAAATCTGGAATGGAACACCGACCAGGTTTATCAAACATTCCATATTCAAAGAAGTATCGAATTCGGTGATTTTGAGACGATTCATCAAACTGACCAAACTTCTTTCACGGACACCACGCTGA
- a CDS encoding T9SS type A sorting domain-containing protein, with translation MTTTPFRIATFHQFDTSQWSDPVSYSFELLSPENGGIVSLNQIGDFEWFSDMESEARLIIGKSRDERGKIIPDFEAKNVDHTISLSTSESVALFDDIGEYYWSIILKESEFYEGIFLSKQGSFTIEEKPLSTPTQQLAEVWPNPVTGSLTVETNGHSRKKIALVDLSGKMVLAKNTNDQTIVINTEGIKNGVYLLQVTTSDNSYTHKVIIAN, from the coding sequence GTGACTACTACACCCTTCAGAATTGCAACATTCCATCAATTTGATACCAGTCAGTGGAGTGATCCTGTTTCTTACAGCTTTGAATTACTATCTCCTGAGAATGGCGGCATTGTTTCGTTGAACCAGATTGGTGATTTTGAGTGGTTTTCTGACATGGAAAGTGAAGCAAGGTTGATCATTGGCAAGTCAAGGGATGAACGTGGAAAGATTATCCCTGATTTCGAAGCAAAAAACGTAGATCATACAATCTCCCTATCTACCAGTGAAAGTGTTGCCTTATTTGATGATATAGGGGAGTATTATTGGTCGATCATCTTAAAAGAAAGTGAATTTTACGAAGGGATATTTCTTTCGAAGCAGGGATCTTTTACCATAGAAGAAAAGCCACTAAGTACACCCACTCAACAATTAGCTGAAGTATGGCCTAACCCGGTTACTGGGAGCCTTACCGTGGAAACGAATGGTCATTCCAGGAAAAAAATAGCGCTCGTAGACCTTTCAGGGAAAATGGTACTGGCAAAAAATACCAATGACCAAACAATTGTGATCAATACAGAAGGGATCAAAAATGGTGTTTACTTATTGCAAGTCACCACTTCAGATAATTCATACACACATAAAGTGATCATTGCGAATTGA
- a CDS encoding helix-turn-helix domain-containing protein, with the protein MIILNTGSFKLLVDVSEHELDGNYMICIGPYQPHMITSDSHCSGVLLNFHPDFFCTYRHQNEVETEGVLFHNFNQPPYFKIDRIDTFNSLIDQLSNEMKKEGVAQHEVLVAYLKIFLIEAVRQKMQFDEFNPSKPSGHQSEIMQNLINLIEDKFCEIHAPQDYADLLCMNSKTLAKISKKYLNQTLTDLIVGRIVIEAKRELYLTSKSVKRVSAELGYQDEFYFSRLFKKKVGVSPDVYRRTVGFAKLEKG; encoded by the coding sequence TTGATCATTTTAAATACAGGTAGTTTTAAACTTCTTGTAGATGTTTCAGAGCATGAGCTTGATGGCAATTACATGATTTGTATTGGTCCCTATCAACCTCATATGATCACTTCTGACAGTCATTGTTCTGGCGTTCTTTTGAATTTCCATCCAGATTTTTTCTGTACATATCGTCATCAAAATGAAGTGGAAACGGAAGGGGTACTTTTTCACAACTTCAATCAGCCTCCCTACTTTAAAATTGATCGTATAGACACCTTTAATAGCCTGATTGATCAATTATCAAACGAAATGAAGAAAGAGGGTGTTGCCCAGCATGAGGTATTGGTTGCTTACCTAAAGATTTTTTTGATCGAAGCGGTAAGGCAAAAAATGCAATTTGATGAATTTAATCCTTCGAAACCGTCCGGACACCAATCTGAAATCATGCAAAACCTCATCAATTTGATTGAAGATAAATTTTGTGAAATACATGCACCTCAAGATTATGCAGACCTACTCTGTATGAACTCAAAGACATTAGCGAAAATTTCAAAGAAGTATCTCAATCAAACATTGACTGATTTAATTGTGGGTCGCATTGTAATTGAGGCGAAAAGAGAACTTTACTTAACCTCCAAATCCGTGAAAAGAGTCAGCGCAGAACTTGGTTATCAGGACGAATTTTATTTCAGTCGTTTATTCAAAAAGAAAGTAGGTGTATCTCCGGATGTTTATCGCAGGACGGTAGGTTTTGCGAAACTTGAAAAAGGTTAA
- a CDS encoding helix-turn-helix domain-containing protein, whose amino-acid sequence MNPDTINLREIKEMRLNRHWSQEQLAEMSGLSIRTIQRIENGENAGLESLKALAAVFETDIVDSDKKAEMEQVRKEEAYIEKIKGMYGLIALALFNLGLVMFNAIKDSSNWGSFFAYAFFWGVILAAYYYEAFGFFGEEWKKKMINKKFRKK is encoded by the coding sequence ATGAATCCTGATACAATTAATCTCAGAGAAATTAAAGAAATGCGACTGAACCGTCATTGGTCGCAAGAGCAGCTAGCGGAGATGAGCGGGTTAAGCATCCGGACAATACAGCGCATCGAAAATGGAGAAAATGCCGGGTTGGAGTCTTTGAAAGCTTTAGCCGCAGTTTTTGAGACTGATATTGTCGATTCTGACAAGAAAGCAGAAATGGAACAGGTTAGAAAAGAAGAAGCATATATTGAAAAAATTAAAGGGATGTACGGACTTATTGCATTGGCCTTATTCAACTTAGGACTTGTCATGTTCAACGCGATCAAAGATTCGTCAAACTGGGGTTCTTTTTTCGCTTATGCGTTCTTCTGGGGAGTCATATTAGCAGCGTATTACTATGAAGCGTTCGGGTTCTTTGGAGAGGAATGGAAGAAGAAAATGATTAATAAGAAATTTAGGAAGAAGTGA
- a CDS encoding amidohydrolase — protein MTPAETLNVALIQADLHWRSIDANLAAFEEKIWSISEKQDLIILPEMFTTGFTMEPEEVAEVVNSKTYRWLAQMAKQTEAVMMGSAIINISGNYFNRMIIAHPDGSFQHYDKVHLFTLAGEDGSFSPGTDRTIFEVKGWKCLPQICYDLRFPVWSRSRGTEEQLYEYDVIIYSANWPTPRVQSWDALLKARAIENYVYSIGVNRVGQDGYGKDYNGHSAIYDYLGNALSFMQDTEQIGLVQLKRSELNTYREQFPFQKDGDAFTLS, from the coding sequence ATGACACCTGCAGAAACCCTGAACGTTGCGTTGATCCAGGCTGACCTGCACTGGCGCTCTATAGATGCCAATCTTGCTGCCTTTGAAGAAAAGATCTGGAGTATTTCCGAGAAACAAGACCTGATCATATTGCCGGAAATGTTCACCACGGGTTTCACGATGGAACCCGAAGAAGTGGCGGAAGTCGTGAACAGCAAAACCTACCGCTGGCTGGCACAAATGGCCAAACAAACGGAAGCTGTTATGATGGGCAGTGCCATCATCAATATATCAGGCAACTACTTCAACCGGATGATCATTGCTCATCCTGATGGTTCTTTCCAACATTATGATAAAGTGCATTTGTTTACCCTGGCTGGTGAAGATGGATCTTTCTCTCCTGGAACTGATCGCACGATCTTTGAAGTGAAGGGTTGGAAATGCCTGCCTCAGATCTGTTATGACCTGCGTTTCCCCGTTTGGTCCAGAAGCCGTGGTACGGAAGAGCAGCTATACGAATACGATGTGATCATCTATTCCGCGAATTGGCCTACGCCCCGCGTGCAATCCTGGGACGCGTTATTAAAGGCAAGAGCCATTGAAAATTACGTTTACAGCATCGGAGTGAACCGTGTTGGACAAGATGGGTACGGCAAGGATTACAACGGCCACTCGGCCATCTATGACTATCTCGGCAATGCCCTGAGCTTTATGCAGGATACCGAGCAAATAGGATTAGTCCAGTTGAAACGATCCGAATTGAATACTTACCGTGAGCAGTTTCCTTTCCAGAAGGATGGGGATGCATTTACATTGAGCTGA